In Raphanus sativus cultivar WK10039 chromosome 5, ASM80110v3, whole genome shotgun sequence, the following proteins share a genomic window:
- the LOC108862773 gene encoding protein Brevis radix-like 2 — translation MLTCIACSKQANTNNGGSKDAEEEDDERVLGTPRSKQAVKSLTSQIKDMAVKASGAYKSCKPCSGSSNRNHHRRDSDAASASGRFHYAYKRPGRSGSGSSTPKILGKDMESRLKGLLSGEGTPESLSGRSESSTVFLEGEDDDEPKEWVAQVEPGVLITFVSLPEGGNDLKRIRFSREMFDKRQAQKWWAENFEKVMELYNVQQFNQQSVPFPTPPTSKDESSTKNGPATPPLNNECPRGNGYASSGSSQAHQPTTTQRQNQYPSDSSGLATTPKPSSISGTKTETSSVVGSARSSGSSSREEEDVEQSEEVSVSNASDSESEWVEQDEDGVYITIRALPDGTRELRRVRFSRDRFGETNARLWWEENKARIQQQYL, via the exons ATGCTGACGTGTATAGCTTGTTCGAAGCAGGCAAACACCAATAATGGCGGATCTAAAgatgcagaagaagaagatgatgaaagagTTCTTGGAACACCCAGGTCTAAGCAGGCCGTTAAGTCCCTGACGTCACAG ATAAAAGACATGGCAGTAAAAGCATCAGGTGCTTACAAAAGCTGCAAACCGTGTTCGGGTTCTTCAAACCGGAACCACCACCGCCGTGATTCAGATGCTGCATCAGCTTCTGGGAGGTTCCATTATGCGTACAAGAGGCCTGGAAGAAGCGGAAGCGGAAGCTCTACACCAAAGATTCTTGGGAAAGATATGGAGTCAAGGCTAAAAGGTCTCTTGAGTGGAGAAGGAACACCTGAATCATTGAGTGGCAGGTCAGAGTCTTCTACAGTGTTCTTGGAgggagaagatgatgatgagccTAAAGAATGGGTTGCTCAAGTGGAGCCTGGTGTCCTCATCACTTTTGTTTCCTTGCCTGAGGGAGGCAACGATCTCAAGCGTATTCGTTTCAG TCGTGAGATGTTTGATAAACGGCAAGCTCAAAAATGGTGGGCGGAGAATTTCGAAAAGGTAATGGAGTTATACAATGTGCAGCAGTTTAATCAGCAGAGCGTCCCGTTTCCAACTCCTCCTACATCCAAAGATGAG AGCTCTACCAAGAACGGTCCTGCAACTCCACCTCTAAACAATGAATGCCCTCGAGGAAACGGCTACGCTTCTTCCGGCTCATCACAGGCTCACCAACCAACAACAACACAAAGACAGAACCAGTATCCAAGTGATTCGTCTGGTCTCGCGACTACGCCAAAACCCTCTAGCATAAGTGGCACCAAAACCGAGACGTCATCGGTTGTTGGGTCTGCAAGAAGTAGTGGTAGCTcatcaagagaagaagaagatgtagaGCAGTCAGAGGAGGTCTCAGTAAGTAATGCAAGTGACAGCGAATCAGAATGGGTAGAACAAGATGAAGACGGTGTTTACATCACAATCAGAGCTTTACCAGATGGGACACGCGAGCTTAGACGCGTTCGCTTCAG tcGAGACAGGTTTGGGGAAACGAATGCAAGATTGTGGTGGGAAGAGAACAAAGCTCGGATACAACAGCAGTACTTGTGA